GAAAATGATTTATTAGATGAATTTACGCCAAATATCATTATTGAAGATGCTGAGTTTGAAACAACTTATCTACTATTACTTCAAGATGGTTATGATGGTTCTATCTACTATATTAATAGAAGCGTTACAGATGTCTTTGGCACAACCAATCAATATAAACTATATGAAGTTCAATATAATGCACAATCTAGAATTTATGAACAATTTGTTGTAGAAAAGGGAGGCATCTAACATGGCATTAAAACGTATTGGAGATGTTTTACTACAAGCAAAAATCATTAATCAAAAACAATTAAATGACTCTTTAAAGAAAAAAGAAGAAAATGAGCGTTTAGGTGAAACAATTGTTAGATTAGAATATGCTAATGAAATGCAAATACTAAAAGCCTTAGAAGATTCTACAGGTGTTCAACGTGTTTCTTTAATGAATTTTACGATTGATGAAAATGTTTTAAAGTTAGTAGATGAATCTTTTTGTAGAAGAAATACAATGATTCCTCTTAGAATAGAGGGAAATAGATTAATGTTTGCGACTTCTGATCCTCTTGATTTTGCAGTTGTTGAAGAACTACGCTTAATTACTGGTTTTCGTCCAAAAATGTTTGCAGCACCAAAAAATGAAATTAATACTCAAATAGAAAAATATTATGGTTTCACAAGAACTCTAGAAGCACTTGGAGTTAAACAAAATGTATCTATTGATGTCATTACCGAAGAAGAAGATGATTATAGTGATACACCAATGGTTAATCTTGTTAATCAAATTTTAACATCAGCGGTATTTCAAAGAGCTAGTGATATTCATATTGATCCACTCGACGATAAGATTGTTGTAAGATATCGTGTTGATGGTGTTCTAGATACTGTTAGAGAATTTCCATTAAAAATATTGCACCAAATGATAAGTCGTATCAAAGTTATGTCAGGTATGGATATTACCGAAACTAGAGTGCCACAAGATGGTCGTATTCAAACAGCTATTAAGCAGCGTAATATTGATCTTCGTATTTCAACACTTCCTACCGTTCGTGGTGAAAAAGTTGTTATGCGTATTTTAGATATAAGTGGTGGAGCAAATAAATTAGATAATATT
The sequence above is drawn from the Mariniplasma anaerobium genome and encodes:
- a CDS encoding GspE/PulE family protein, with amino-acid sequence MALKRIGDVLLQAKIINQKQLNDSLKKKEENERLGETIVRLEYANEMQILKALEDSTGVQRVSLMNFTIDENVLKLVDESFCRRNTMIPLRIEGNRLMFATSDPLDFAVVEELRLITGFRPKMFAAPKNEINTQIEKYYGFTRTLEALGVKQNVSIDVITEEEDDYSDTPMVNLVNQILTSAVFQRASDIHIDPLDDKIVVRYRVDGVLDTVREFPLKILHQMISRIKVMSGMDITETRVPQDGRIQTAIKQRNIDLRISTLPTVRGEKVVMRILDISGGANKLDNIGLSKKEEKLVRDMIAKPNGIVLVSGPTGSGKTTTLYSCLAELNKPNVNIMTVENPVELKMEGVNQIQVETDVDLTFAKALRSILRQDPNIIMVGEIRDVETAEIAIRASLTGHLVLSTIHTNDAIKTVTRLLDMDIEPFLIASSLSGVVSQRLVRKLCTECSYDDEPSPTEIVMFKKQGLDINTVRRAKGCPSCNYKGYAGRVGIFEVLPISDEMQKLISQNAPLNLLETEARRTGMTSILSAGLKKVQEGVTSLEEVMKVAEE